The Oncorhynchus clarkii lewisi isolate Uvic-CL-2024 chromosome 29, UVic_Ocla_1.0, whole genome shotgun sequence genome contains a region encoding:
- the LOC139387909 gene encoding stAR-related lipid transfer protein 13-like isoform X2, with the protein MERERTTDHDSGGENGSGSERACLEFMTPDGQDIYLRLGHSPRRRSALRLTRIIARHQLLTRLTQEIEAKEACDWLRAAGFPQYAQLYEDSQFPIDILSVKRDHDFLDRDLVEPLCRRLNTLNKCCSMKLDVSHPRKKTDDSDDDDPLAISKRWTFEWNSRRWSRLQDMHFLLGSPNENSPEGCQGEGRLRSTVSSESVLTDLSEPEITDISSLHSQDSLGAMLPDSVSMVSLAGPYQPPRDLSHYNSLPIKSSRHGQGGRSPAKAFLRRMEMMRTWGPSSKRKSGSGRAPLVISGPVLHGEEPQALQMLHCVPINQSEDSLHPPHQSDDNSSPIALGNGSKGQSVTSGVSSMRPCVKESVSKPKRGSMYLEDMELLSGAPHVRRTEAQQSPFSRNHFRSYEDLLVHIPKNHKPGTFPKAFSIESLATATNHQYKTPSPSPLHPSKGSPWTGTVLSKKPSCPGAPRGSRVSVYDNVPGSHLYASTGDLLDVDRDDHLFPHLDDIISHVSGLQQIVDHWSRSMLTEGGEEGEAGEGKRGEDEGEGEERTTPSEGEGEGEEKTTPSEGEGEGRTTPSEGEGEGRTMPSEGERDGVSLIDIESTGTRERRDSGVGASLTRPRLRWPSFRLSENLRQSGSALQISSQSAGQLSLLQKFSLLRLTAIMENYSMSNKHGWTWSVPKFMKRLKVPDYKERSVFGVPLIVHTQRCGYPLPLCLQQALRHLRTHCLDQVGLFRKSGVKSRIQALRQECETSPDSVCYEDQSAYDVADMVKQFFRDLPEPLLTSKLGETFLHIYQYVPKEQRLQAVRAAILLMSDENREVLQTLLCFLRDVTSCVEENQMTPMNLAVCLGPSLFHLNILKNDNLSPRSIQKKYATGRPDQKDLSENLAATQGLAHMITECQHLFEIPQDMVSRSHNSYMEAELLAPPLDELRKTHDEEDEEEEEEEEEGSYHTHMEGLVQGLLKEARDNSKGWVSRATTDHTELACKKVGDGNPLRRWRVCVEVCAKPSEVLERLLRERPLWQTDVLQEKVVVTLGRQTDIYQYSLQSMAPHPNTDYVVLRSWRSSISKGCCVLVCVSVDYEDSPAMVSVRGVILESQYLLEPHGTGKSRLTHICRVDLKGRSPEWYNKVFGHLCVSEAQRIRSSFLPPDPPGTETKI; encoded by the exons AGATCGAGGCCAAGGAGGCTTGTGATTGGCTGAGGGCTGCAGGGTTCCCACAGTATGCCCAGCTCTACGAAG actcccAGTTTCCTATAGATATCTTGTCAGTGAAGAGGGACCATGACTTCTTGGACAGGGACCTGGTGGAACCTCTGTGTCG ACGTCTTAACACTCTGAACAAGTGTTGCTCCATGAAACTAGACGTCAGCCACCCCAGGAAGAAA ACTGATGATTCAGACGACGATGACCCGCTAGCCATCAGTAAGAGATGGACCTTTGAATGGAACAGCCGGCGCTGGTCCCGCCTCCAGGACATGCACTTCCTGCTGGGCTCGCCCAATGAGAACAGTCCTGAGGGGTGCCAGGGGGAGGGGCGACTGAGGAGCACGGTGAGCAGTGAGAGCGTCCTGACGGACCTGAGCGAACCAGAGATCACGGATATATCCTCTCTGCACAGTCAAGACTCTCTGGGAGCCATGCTTCCTGACTCTGTCTCTATGGTCTCACTGGCAGGACCCTACCAG CCCCCAAGAGACCTGTCCCACTACAACTCTCTACCAATCAAAAGCAGCCGTCACGGCCAGGGAGGGCGGAGTCCGGCAAAGGCCTTCCTGCGTCGCATGGAGATGATGCGTACCTGGGGGCCGTCCTCCAAGAGGAAGTCAGGAAGTGGGCGGGCGCCGCTCGTCATCAGTGGGCCGGTCCTACATGGGGAGGAGCCCCAGGCATTACAGATGCTCCACTGTGTTCCCATCAATCAATCAGAGGACAGTCTTCATCCTCCCCACCAATCAGATGACAACTCGTCCCCTATCGCCCTCGGTAATGGCAGCAAGGGCCAATCGGTGACGAGCGGTGTGAGTTCCATGCGTCCCTGTGTGAAGGAGTCTGTCTCCAAGCCTAAAAGAGGAAGTATGTACCTGGAAGACATGGAGCTGCTCTCTGGCGCCCCCCATGTTCGGAGGACTGAAGCACAACAGAGCCCGTTCAGCAGGAACCACTTCCGTTCATACGAGGACCTGCTGGTCCACATCCCCAAGAACCACAAACCAGGCACCTTCCCCAAAGCCTTTTCTATAGAGAGTCTAGCCACAGCCACCAACCACCAGTACAagaccccttctccctccccactCCACCCCAGCAAAGGCTCCCCCTGGACGGGTACGGTTCTGTCCAAGAAGCCTTCCTGTCCTGGAGCTCCGCGGGGCAGCAGGGTGAGTGTGTATGACAACGTCCCCGGGTCTCACCTGTACGCGTCCACAGGTGACCTGCTGGATGTGGACCGAGACGATCACCTGTTCCCCCACCTGGATGACATCATCAGTCACGTCAGCGGCCTGCAGCAGATTGTAGACCACTGGAGTCGCAGCATGCTGAcggagggtggggaggagggggaggcaggggagggaaagaggggtgaagatgagggggagggagaggagaggaccacgcccagtgagggggagggagagggagaggagaagaccaCGCccagtgagggggagggagaggggaggaccaCGCccagtgagggggagggagaggggaggaccatgcccagtgagggagagagagacggggtctCCCTGATTGACATAGAGTCTAcagggaccagagagaggagagactctGGAGTAGGAGCTTCCCTTACCAGACCACG tcTGCGGTGGCCGAGCTTCCGCCTCTCTGAAAATCTGCGCCAATCAGGCTCCGCGCTGCAGATCAGTAGCCAATCAGCAGGCCAGCTCAGCCTGCTCCAGAAGTTCTCTCTGCTCCGACTCACAGCCATCATGGAGAATTACTCCATGTCTAACAAACACGGCTGGACCTG GTCTGTCCCTAAGTTTATGAAGCGTTTGAAGGTCCCTGACTACAAGGAGAGAAGTGTGTTTGGTGTTCCTCTCATCGTTCACACACAGCGCTGTGGTTACCCTCTACCTCTTTGTCTACAGCAGGCCCTGAGACATCTCAGGACGCACTGTCTTGACCag gTGGGTCTGTTCCGTAAGTCAGGTGTGAAGTCTCGTATCCAGGCGTTGAGACAGGAGTGTGAGACCAGTCCTGACAGTGTGTGTTACGAGGACCAGTCAGCGTATGACGTAGCAGACATGGTTAAACAGTTCTTCAGAGACCTTCCTGAACCTCTACTGACCAGCAAGCTGGGAGAGACCTTCCTACACATCTACCAGT atgtCCCTAAGGAGCAGAGGTTGCAGGCCGTGAGGGCGGCCATCTTGCTGATGTCAGACGAGAACAGGGAAGTGCTCCAGACGCTGCTCTGCTTCCTGCgtgatgtcacttcctgtgtAGAGGAGAACCAGATGACCCCTATGAACCTGGCCGTGTGTCTGGGGCCCTCCCTGTTCCACCTCAACATACTGAAGAATGACAACCTGTcccccag gTCGATCCAGAAGAAGTACGCTACGGGCCGCCCGGACCAGAAGGACCTGAGTGAGAACCTTGCCGCCACACAGGGCCTGGCTCACATGATCACTGAGTGCCAGCACCTGTTTGAG ATCCCACAGGACATGGTAAGCCGGTCCCATAACTCCTACATGGAGGCTGAGTTACTAGCGCCCCCTCTGGACGAGCTGCGTAAGACACatgacgaggaggacgaggaagaggaggaggaggaggaggaaggatccTACCACACACACATGGAGGGGCTGGTCCAGGGACTGCTAAAAGAGGCCAGAGACAACAGCAAAGGATGGGTATCCCGGGCTACCACTGACCACACTGAACTGGCCTGCAAAAAG GTGGGTGATGGTAACCCACTGCGGCGGTGGCgcgtgtgtgtggaggtgtgtgcGAAGCCCAGTGAGGTGTTGGAGAGGCTGCTGCGGGAGCGCCCCCTGTGGCAGACAGACGTACTGCAGGAGAAGGTTGTGGTTACcctgggcagacagacagacatctacCAGTACAGCTTGCAGAGCATGGCCCCACACCCCAACACTGACTACGTAGTACTGAG gtcGTGGCGTAGCAGCATTTCTAAGGGTTGCTGTGTGCTGGTGTGTGTATCAGTGGACTATGAGGACAGTCCAGCCATGGTATCAGTCAGAGGAGTGATTCTAGAATCACAGTACCTTCTAGAACCCCACGGAACCGGGAAGTCCCGACTCACACACATCTGCAGAGTCGATCTGAA GGGTaggtctccagagtggtacaaCAAGGTGTTTGGTCACCTGTGTGTCTCTGAGGCCCAGAGGATCcgttcctccttcctccctccagaCCCCCCAGGCACCGAGACCAAGATCTGA
- the LOC139387909 gene encoding stAR-related lipid transfer protein 13-like isoform X1: protein MSQLMRKLDQLNLDIQEALSAASSSHSDNDQPETQQPELSAPALGRMISRGLVHDHNTSRPSNRPPESSVSSSRRRSRPLARSRPLIRSSLHSPSHLHYRRRTGENRMTSQSEEIEAKEACDWLRAAGFPQYAQLYEDSQFPIDILSVKRDHDFLDRDLVEPLCRRLNTLNKCCSMKLDVSHPRKKTDDSDDDDPLAISKRWTFEWNSRRWSRLQDMHFLLGSPNENSPEGCQGEGRLRSTVSSESVLTDLSEPEITDISSLHSQDSLGAMLPDSVSMVSLAGPYQPPRDLSHYNSLPIKSSRHGQGGRSPAKAFLRRMEMMRTWGPSSKRKSGSGRAPLVISGPVLHGEEPQALQMLHCVPINQSEDSLHPPHQSDDNSSPIALGNGSKGQSVTSGVSSMRPCVKESVSKPKRGSMYLEDMELLSGAPHVRRTEAQQSPFSRNHFRSYEDLLVHIPKNHKPGTFPKAFSIESLATATNHQYKTPSPSPLHPSKGSPWTGTVLSKKPSCPGAPRGSRVSVYDNVPGSHLYASTGDLLDVDRDDHLFPHLDDIISHVSGLQQIVDHWSRSMLTEGGEEGEAGEGKRGEDEGEGEERTTPSEGEGEGEEKTTPSEGEGEGRTTPSEGEGEGRTMPSEGERDGVSLIDIESTGTRERRDSGVGASLTRPRLRWPSFRLSENLRQSGSALQISSQSAGQLSLLQKFSLLRLTAIMENYSMSNKHGWTWSVPKFMKRLKVPDYKERSVFGVPLIVHTQRCGYPLPLCLQQALRHLRTHCLDQVGLFRKSGVKSRIQALRQECETSPDSVCYEDQSAYDVADMVKQFFRDLPEPLLTSKLGETFLHIYQYVPKEQRLQAVRAAILLMSDENREVLQTLLCFLRDVTSCVEENQMTPMNLAVCLGPSLFHLNILKNDNLSPRSIQKKYATGRPDQKDLSENLAATQGLAHMITECQHLFEIPQDMVSRSHNSYMEAELLAPPLDELRKTHDEEDEEEEEEEEEGSYHTHMEGLVQGLLKEARDNSKGWVSRATTDHTELACKKVGDGNPLRRWRVCVEVCAKPSEVLERLLRERPLWQTDVLQEKVVVTLGRQTDIYQYSLQSMAPHPNTDYVVLRSWRSSISKGCCVLVCVSVDYEDSPAMVSVRGVILESQYLLEPHGTGKSRLTHICRVDLKGRSPEWYNKVFGHLCVSEAQRIRSSFLPPDPPGTETKI from the exons AGATCGAGGCCAAGGAGGCTTGTGATTGGCTGAGGGCTGCAGGGTTCCCACAGTATGCCCAGCTCTACGAAG actcccAGTTTCCTATAGATATCTTGTCAGTGAAGAGGGACCATGACTTCTTGGACAGGGACCTGGTGGAACCTCTGTGTCG ACGTCTTAACACTCTGAACAAGTGTTGCTCCATGAAACTAGACGTCAGCCACCCCAGGAAGAAA ACTGATGATTCAGACGACGATGACCCGCTAGCCATCAGTAAGAGATGGACCTTTGAATGGAACAGCCGGCGCTGGTCCCGCCTCCAGGACATGCACTTCCTGCTGGGCTCGCCCAATGAGAACAGTCCTGAGGGGTGCCAGGGGGAGGGGCGACTGAGGAGCACGGTGAGCAGTGAGAGCGTCCTGACGGACCTGAGCGAACCAGAGATCACGGATATATCCTCTCTGCACAGTCAAGACTCTCTGGGAGCCATGCTTCCTGACTCTGTCTCTATGGTCTCACTGGCAGGACCCTACCAG CCCCCAAGAGACCTGTCCCACTACAACTCTCTACCAATCAAAAGCAGCCGTCACGGCCAGGGAGGGCGGAGTCCGGCAAAGGCCTTCCTGCGTCGCATGGAGATGATGCGTACCTGGGGGCCGTCCTCCAAGAGGAAGTCAGGAAGTGGGCGGGCGCCGCTCGTCATCAGTGGGCCGGTCCTACATGGGGAGGAGCCCCAGGCATTACAGATGCTCCACTGTGTTCCCATCAATCAATCAGAGGACAGTCTTCATCCTCCCCACCAATCAGATGACAACTCGTCCCCTATCGCCCTCGGTAATGGCAGCAAGGGCCAATCGGTGACGAGCGGTGTGAGTTCCATGCGTCCCTGTGTGAAGGAGTCTGTCTCCAAGCCTAAAAGAGGAAGTATGTACCTGGAAGACATGGAGCTGCTCTCTGGCGCCCCCCATGTTCGGAGGACTGAAGCACAACAGAGCCCGTTCAGCAGGAACCACTTCCGTTCATACGAGGACCTGCTGGTCCACATCCCCAAGAACCACAAACCAGGCACCTTCCCCAAAGCCTTTTCTATAGAGAGTCTAGCCACAGCCACCAACCACCAGTACAagaccccttctccctccccactCCACCCCAGCAAAGGCTCCCCCTGGACGGGTACGGTTCTGTCCAAGAAGCCTTCCTGTCCTGGAGCTCCGCGGGGCAGCAGGGTGAGTGTGTATGACAACGTCCCCGGGTCTCACCTGTACGCGTCCACAGGTGACCTGCTGGATGTGGACCGAGACGATCACCTGTTCCCCCACCTGGATGACATCATCAGTCACGTCAGCGGCCTGCAGCAGATTGTAGACCACTGGAGTCGCAGCATGCTGAcggagggtggggaggagggggaggcaggggagggaaagaggggtgaagatgagggggagggagaggagaggaccacgcccagtgagggggagggagagggagaggagaagaccaCGCccagtgagggggagggagaggggaggaccaCGCccagtgagggggagggagaggggaggaccatgcccagtgagggagagagagacggggtctCCCTGATTGACATAGAGTCTAcagggaccagagagaggagagactctGGAGTAGGAGCTTCCCTTACCAGACCACG tcTGCGGTGGCCGAGCTTCCGCCTCTCTGAAAATCTGCGCCAATCAGGCTCCGCGCTGCAGATCAGTAGCCAATCAGCAGGCCAGCTCAGCCTGCTCCAGAAGTTCTCTCTGCTCCGACTCACAGCCATCATGGAGAATTACTCCATGTCTAACAAACACGGCTGGACCTG GTCTGTCCCTAAGTTTATGAAGCGTTTGAAGGTCCCTGACTACAAGGAGAGAAGTGTGTTTGGTGTTCCTCTCATCGTTCACACACAGCGCTGTGGTTACCCTCTACCTCTTTGTCTACAGCAGGCCCTGAGACATCTCAGGACGCACTGTCTTGACCag gTGGGTCTGTTCCGTAAGTCAGGTGTGAAGTCTCGTATCCAGGCGTTGAGACAGGAGTGTGAGACCAGTCCTGACAGTGTGTGTTACGAGGACCAGTCAGCGTATGACGTAGCAGACATGGTTAAACAGTTCTTCAGAGACCTTCCTGAACCTCTACTGACCAGCAAGCTGGGAGAGACCTTCCTACACATCTACCAGT atgtCCCTAAGGAGCAGAGGTTGCAGGCCGTGAGGGCGGCCATCTTGCTGATGTCAGACGAGAACAGGGAAGTGCTCCAGACGCTGCTCTGCTTCCTGCgtgatgtcacttcctgtgtAGAGGAGAACCAGATGACCCCTATGAACCTGGCCGTGTGTCTGGGGCCCTCCCTGTTCCACCTCAACATACTGAAGAATGACAACCTGTcccccag gTCGATCCAGAAGAAGTACGCTACGGGCCGCCCGGACCAGAAGGACCTGAGTGAGAACCTTGCCGCCACACAGGGCCTGGCTCACATGATCACTGAGTGCCAGCACCTGTTTGAG ATCCCACAGGACATGGTAAGCCGGTCCCATAACTCCTACATGGAGGCTGAGTTACTAGCGCCCCCTCTGGACGAGCTGCGTAAGACACatgacgaggaggacgaggaagaggaggaggaggaggaggaaggatccTACCACACACACATGGAGGGGCTGGTCCAGGGACTGCTAAAAGAGGCCAGAGACAACAGCAAAGGATGGGTATCCCGGGCTACCACTGACCACACTGAACTGGCCTGCAAAAAG GTGGGTGATGGTAACCCACTGCGGCGGTGGCgcgtgtgtgtggaggtgtgtgcGAAGCCCAGTGAGGTGTTGGAGAGGCTGCTGCGGGAGCGCCCCCTGTGGCAGACAGACGTACTGCAGGAGAAGGTTGTGGTTACcctgggcagacagacagacatctacCAGTACAGCTTGCAGAGCATGGCCCCACACCCCAACACTGACTACGTAGTACTGAG gtcGTGGCGTAGCAGCATTTCTAAGGGTTGCTGTGTGCTGGTGTGTGTATCAGTGGACTATGAGGACAGTCCAGCCATGGTATCAGTCAGAGGAGTGATTCTAGAATCACAGTACCTTCTAGAACCCCACGGAACCGGGAAGTCCCGACTCACACACATCTGCAGAGTCGATCTGAA GGGTaggtctccagagtggtacaaCAAGGTGTTTGGTCACCTGTGTGTCTCTGAGGCCCAGAGGATCcgttcctccttcctccctccagaCCCCCCAGGCACCGAGACCAAGATCTGA
- the LOC139387909 gene encoding stAR-related lipid transfer protein 13-like isoform X3 — protein MTTKRKSAKLQLRRSISEQLRDSTSKAWDLLWRNVRERRLAEIEAKEACDWLRAAGFPQYAQLYEDSQFPIDILSVKRDHDFLDRDLVEPLCRRLNTLNKCCSMKLDVSHPRKKTDDSDDDDPLAISKRWTFEWNSRRWSRLQDMHFLLGSPNENSPEGCQGEGRLRSTVSSESVLTDLSEPEITDISSLHSQDSLGAMLPDSVSMVSLAGPYQPPRDLSHYNSLPIKSSRHGQGGRSPAKAFLRRMEMMRTWGPSSKRKSGSGRAPLVISGPVLHGEEPQALQMLHCVPINQSEDSLHPPHQSDDNSSPIALGNGSKGQSVTSGVSSMRPCVKESVSKPKRGSMYLEDMELLSGAPHVRRTEAQQSPFSRNHFRSYEDLLVHIPKNHKPGTFPKAFSIESLATATNHQYKTPSPSPLHPSKGSPWTGTVLSKKPSCPGAPRGSRVSVYDNVPGSHLYASTGDLLDVDRDDHLFPHLDDIISHVSGLQQIVDHWSRSMLTEGGEEGEAGEGKRGEDEGEGEERTTPSEGEGEGEEKTTPSEGEGEGRTTPSEGEGEGRTMPSEGERDGVSLIDIESTGTRERRDSGVGASLTRPRLRWPSFRLSENLRQSGSALQISSQSAGQLSLLQKFSLLRLTAIMENYSMSNKHGWTWSVPKFMKRLKVPDYKERSVFGVPLIVHTQRCGYPLPLCLQQALRHLRTHCLDQVGLFRKSGVKSRIQALRQECETSPDSVCYEDQSAYDVADMVKQFFRDLPEPLLTSKLGETFLHIYQYVPKEQRLQAVRAAILLMSDENREVLQTLLCFLRDVTSCVEENQMTPMNLAVCLGPSLFHLNILKNDNLSPRSIQKKYATGRPDQKDLSENLAATQGLAHMITECQHLFEIPQDMVSRSHNSYMEAELLAPPLDELRKTHDEEDEEEEEEEEEGSYHTHMEGLVQGLLKEARDNSKGWVSRATTDHTELACKKVGDGNPLRRWRVCVEVCAKPSEVLERLLRERPLWQTDVLQEKVVVTLGRQTDIYQYSLQSMAPHPNTDYVVLRSWRSSISKGCCVLVCVSVDYEDSPAMVSVRGVILESQYLLEPHGTGKSRLTHICRVDLKGRSPEWYNKVFGHLCVSEAQRIRSSFLPPDPPGTETKI, from the exons AGATCGAGGCCAAGGAGGCTTGTGATTGGCTGAGGGCTGCAGGGTTCCCACAGTATGCCCAGCTCTACGAAG actcccAGTTTCCTATAGATATCTTGTCAGTGAAGAGGGACCATGACTTCTTGGACAGGGACCTGGTGGAACCTCTGTGTCG ACGTCTTAACACTCTGAACAAGTGTTGCTCCATGAAACTAGACGTCAGCCACCCCAGGAAGAAA ACTGATGATTCAGACGACGATGACCCGCTAGCCATCAGTAAGAGATGGACCTTTGAATGGAACAGCCGGCGCTGGTCCCGCCTCCAGGACATGCACTTCCTGCTGGGCTCGCCCAATGAGAACAGTCCTGAGGGGTGCCAGGGGGAGGGGCGACTGAGGAGCACGGTGAGCAGTGAGAGCGTCCTGACGGACCTGAGCGAACCAGAGATCACGGATATATCCTCTCTGCACAGTCAAGACTCTCTGGGAGCCATGCTTCCTGACTCTGTCTCTATGGTCTCACTGGCAGGACCCTACCAG CCCCCAAGAGACCTGTCCCACTACAACTCTCTACCAATCAAAAGCAGCCGTCACGGCCAGGGAGGGCGGAGTCCGGCAAAGGCCTTCCTGCGTCGCATGGAGATGATGCGTACCTGGGGGCCGTCCTCCAAGAGGAAGTCAGGAAGTGGGCGGGCGCCGCTCGTCATCAGTGGGCCGGTCCTACATGGGGAGGAGCCCCAGGCATTACAGATGCTCCACTGTGTTCCCATCAATCAATCAGAGGACAGTCTTCATCCTCCCCACCAATCAGATGACAACTCGTCCCCTATCGCCCTCGGTAATGGCAGCAAGGGCCAATCGGTGACGAGCGGTGTGAGTTCCATGCGTCCCTGTGTGAAGGAGTCTGTCTCCAAGCCTAAAAGAGGAAGTATGTACCTGGAAGACATGGAGCTGCTCTCTGGCGCCCCCCATGTTCGGAGGACTGAAGCACAACAGAGCCCGTTCAGCAGGAACCACTTCCGTTCATACGAGGACCTGCTGGTCCACATCCCCAAGAACCACAAACCAGGCACCTTCCCCAAAGCCTTTTCTATAGAGAGTCTAGCCACAGCCACCAACCACCAGTACAagaccccttctccctccccactCCACCCCAGCAAAGGCTCCCCCTGGACGGGTACGGTTCTGTCCAAGAAGCCTTCCTGTCCTGGAGCTCCGCGGGGCAGCAGGGTGAGTGTGTATGACAACGTCCCCGGGTCTCACCTGTACGCGTCCACAGGTGACCTGCTGGATGTGGACCGAGACGATCACCTGTTCCCCCACCTGGATGACATCATCAGTCACGTCAGCGGCCTGCAGCAGATTGTAGACCACTGGAGTCGCAGCATGCTGAcggagggtggggaggagggggaggcaggggagggaaagaggggtgaagatgagggggagggagaggagaggaccacgcccagtgagggggagggagagggagaggagaagaccaCGCccagtgagggggagggagaggggaggaccaCGCccagtgagggggagggagaggggaggaccatgcccagtgagggagagagagacggggtctCCCTGATTGACATAGAGTCTAcagggaccagagagaggagagactctGGAGTAGGAGCTTCCCTTACCAGACCACG tcTGCGGTGGCCGAGCTTCCGCCTCTCTGAAAATCTGCGCCAATCAGGCTCCGCGCTGCAGATCAGTAGCCAATCAGCAGGCCAGCTCAGCCTGCTCCAGAAGTTCTCTCTGCTCCGACTCACAGCCATCATGGAGAATTACTCCATGTCTAACAAACACGGCTGGACCTG GTCTGTCCCTAAGTTTATGAAGCGTTTGAAGGTCCCTGACTACAAGGAGAGAAGTGTGTTTGGTGTTCCTCTCATCGTTCACACACAGCGCTGTGGTTACCCTCTACCTCTTTGTCTACAGCAGGCCCTGAGACATCTCAGGACGCACTGTCTTGACCag gTGGGTCTGTTCCGTAAGTCAGGTGTGAAGTCTCGTATCCAGGCGTTGAGACAGGAGTGTGAGACCAGTCCTGACAGTGTGTGTTACGAGGACCAGTCAGCGTATGACGTAGCAGACATGGTTAAACAGTTCTTCAGAGACCTTCCTGAACCTCTACTGACCAGCAAGCTGGGAGAGACCTTCCTACACATCTACCAGT atgtCCCTAAGGAGCAGAGGTTGCAGGCCGTGAGGGCGGCCATCTTGCTGATGTCAGACGAGAACAGGGAAGTGCTCCAGACGCTGCTCTGCTTCCTGCgtgatgtcacttcctgtgtAGAGGAGAACCAGATGACCCCTATGAACCTGGCCGTGTGTCTGGGGCCCTCCCTGTTCCACCTCAACATACTGAAGAATGACAACCTGTcccccag gTCGATCCAGAAGAAGTACGCTACGGGCCGCCCGGACCAGAAGGACCTGAGTGAGAACCTTGCCGCCACACAGGGCCTGGCTCACATGATCACTGAGTGCCAGCACCTGTTTGAG ATCCCACAGGACATGGTAAGCCGGTCCCATAACTCCTACATGGAGGCTGAGTTACTAGCGCCCCCTCTGGACGAGCTGCGTAAGACACatgacgaggaggacgaggaagaggaggaggaggaggaggaaggatccTACCACACACACATGGAGGGGCTGGTCCAGGGACTGCTAAAAGAGGCCAGAGACAACAGCAAAGGATGGGTATCCCGGGCTACCACTGACCACACTGAACTGGCCTGCAAAAAG GTGGGTGATGGTAACCCACTGCGGCGGTGGCgcgtgtgtgtggaggtgtgtgcGAAGCCCAGTGAGGTGTTGGAGAGGCTGCTGCGGGAGCGCCCCCTGTGGCAGACAGACGTACTGCAGGAGAAGGTTGTGGTTACcctgggcagacagacagacatctacCAGTACAGCTTGCAGAGCATGGCCCCACACCCCAACACTGACTACGTAGTACTGAG gtcGTGGCGTAGCAGCATTTCTAAGGGTTGCTGTGTGCTGGTGTGTGTATCAGTGGACTATGAGGACAGTCCAGCCATGGTATCAGTCAGAGGAGTGATTCTAGAATCACAGTACCTTCTAGAACCCCACGGAACCGGGAAGTCCCGACTCACACACATCTGCAGAGTCGATCTGAA GGGTaggtctccagagtggtacaaCAAGGTGTTTGGTCACCTGTGTGTCTCTGAGGCCCAGAGGATCcgttcctccttcctccctccagaCCCCCCAGGCACCGAGACCAAGATCTGA